The DNA region AACCCTGCGCGGATTGCGGCATCATTATGCGGCGTACGCTCCCCCGAAAGATAAGGGAAAAACGCCACTGGTCCCGGCGCTTTGATCTTTGGACCCAGCGCCGTGGTCAGCGCTTTCGGGCTAACTCCGGTGATCGAGGATAGCCACGTCAGGCTGTCCGCCGCCGAGAGCATGACCCCCATTTGATACCAGCGATCCGGCACCGCATGACAAAAGGTATGCAGCGCATTTTGCGGGGCGGGACAAAACCTGTCTCGCGCCAACAGCACCACGCCCGAGGTGCCGAGCGACACAAAGCCCTGACCCTCTTGCAGGGTGCCCAAACCGCAGGCAGCCGCCGCATTATCCCCTGCCCCGCCGGCAACGCTCACCCTGCCCGCCAACCCCCATTTCTGTGAAATGCAGCGGCGCAACACGCCCGCCTCTGCGCTGCCCTCAACCAATCGCGGCATCTGGTCGACGCGCATATGACTGTTTTTCAACAACACATCCGACCAATCCCGCCCCGCGACATCAAGCCACGACGTACCAGCACTGTCCGACATATCGGCAACATGATCCCCCGTCAGATAGAGGTTCAGGAACGCCGCAGGCAGCAACACCTTGGCCGTGCGTGCAAAAATATCAGGCTCATGCTTGCGCAGCCATTCCAGCTTGGGCGCGGTAAAGCCGGGGAAAACAATGTTGCCGCTGATGGCGCGAAACTCGGGGCGGGCATCTAGTGCGCGGGCCTCGGCATGGCTGCGGCTGTCATTCCACAGGATGCAGGGGCGCAGCACCTTGTCATCGGCATCAAGCAAAACCGCCCCATGCATATGCCCCGCCACGCCGATACCGCGAAGCTGTGCAAACGCGGCATGCCGGTCGCGAAGCTGCGCCACCGCCCCTTCCAAGGCGGCGATCCATACCGCGGGGTCTTGCTCTGACCAGCCCGAGTGGGGGTGCGATGTGGTATAACCTTGCTCAGCCGTGCCCAAGGCCTCGCCGCTGTCGCTTACCAGCAAGGCGCGCAGCCCTGAGGTTCCAATATCAATGCCGAGAAAGCTCATATGCAGGGTTTCTGTGGTTGTGGCGGCGGCGGCACAAAAGTCACCCCCGAGCGCATAATTTCGCACACAGTGCCGCAGAACGGCCCCCGATTCAACCAGTCTGCGCGCCACACCAAATCCACGGGATCCCTCACGGCGATGTCGCTTTGCAGATGCCGCAAAATGCTATAAACGGCTGGGATGGAGCGTGCATTTCAATCAGGTAAAAACAGCCTTGGCGCCGATCTGTCGGATCTGGTGGCATGCCCTGTTTGCGATACACTGCACCGGTTTTCGGCTATTCCGCAAGGCGGGCGCGGAACGTGCAAGCGCTGCCATCATATTCTGGCGACCCCACGCCCCAATGCGATGACGCGGATCGTAATGTTGGCCATCACCGCCACGATCCTGATGATGGCTGCCATCAGCTTTCCTTTCCTGACGATCGAGACACATGGCCTGCGCCAACAAGCCTCGGTGATCGATACGATCCTCGCCTATTCCGAAGGGTTGATGGTGCCGCTTTCACTGGCAATGGCGGCGCTGATTGTGGTGCTGCCGCTGACGCGCCTGACCGCGATCCTTTATACGGTGGCCCCGATGGCGCTGGGGCATCACCCCGTGCGCGGGGCGGCACGGGCGTTTCGCATTGCGGAGCACCTCAAACCCTGGGCGATGGCCGAGGTGTTCATCGTTGGCGTGGCGGTTGCCTTGGTCAAGGTGGGGGGGCTTGCAACGCTGACCATCGGGCCGGCCTTTTGGGCCTTTGCCGCCCTCGTCCTTATCACCATCCTCCAAGATAACTTCATGAGCAGTCTGATCATATGGAAAACCCTGGAAACGCGCGGCACTACCTGACGGCCCGCGAAGCGGGATTGGTCAGCTGTACGACCTGCGGCAAGCTTCATCCCGCGGGCGCGAAAACATGCCTGCGTTGCGGCGCCAATCTTGCCAGCCGCGATGCGCAAAGCCTGCAAAAGGTCTGGGCGTGGTGGATTGCGGGCGTGATCGCCTTTATCCCCGCCAATACCTATCCGATGCTGAAAACCGCCACCTTGGGCAGCCAATCCGAAAGCACCCTGCTGGGCGGCATTGTGGAATTGCTGCACCACGGATCGCTGGGCATTGCGGGCATCGTATTTTTTGCCAGCATCGTCATTCCGGCCAGTAAGTTCCTTGCCATCGCCTATCTGGCACTGGGCATTGGACGCCCCCACCGCAGCAGCGCGCACCTGCGTCATCAAGTCTATGAGGTGGTCGAATTTGTCGGGCGCTGGTCGATGATCGATGTCTTTGTCGTTGCAATTTTGACGGCACTCGTTCAATTGGGCGCCGCAGCCAGCATCCATCCCGGCATCGCGGCTGTTAGTTTTGCCCTCTCCGTTGCTTTTACAATGCTCTCGGCCCAAAGCTTTGACGCTCGGCTGATCTGGGACGCAGACAAGGACCAAGCCAAATGACACTGCCTGATGTACCTGAAATGGACGTAAGCCCTGCGAAACGCTCGCCTTGGCGCAACCTGTCGCTGGTCTGGCTGGTGCCTGTACTGGCGTTAATGGTGTCCCTTGGCGTGGCGTGGCAAAGCTATAGCAACAAGGGCAGTTTGATCACCATCGTCTTTCAGGATGCTGCGGGGATCACCCCCAAGGATACGACCATCCGCTACCGTGATGTGATCATCGGCGCGGTAGAGGAGGTCAACTTCTCAGCCGACATGTCCAAGGTCATCGTGGCGGCCCGCATAGACAAGGATGTGGCGGCAACCTTCAGCCCCGACACCCTGTTCTGGGTTGTGCGGCCAGAGGTAAGCGCTCGGGGCATCAGCGGGCTGTCGACTGTGCTTTCAGGCGTCTATATCGATTCCGCATGGATACCCACGACCTCCTCGGATGCGCGCGAATTCAAGGGCTTGTCGGAAACCCCGCTGATCCGCCCCGGCCATGAGGGCACGCGCATCAAGATCCGCTCCAAGAACGGCACCAGCCTGACCGCTGGCGCGCCGGTATTTTTCCGCGGGATGGAGGTTGGCCGCCTTGACACCCCCCGCCTGTCGGAAACCGCCGATAGCACCGATGTCGAGGCCTTCATCAATGCGCCCTATGACAAGTTCCTGAACACGAATTCGCGGTTCTGGAACATGGCGGGGTTTTCGGTCACGCTGGGGCCCAGTGGGCTGGATTTGAACGTCGCCAGCCTTGGGTCCTTGCTGACCGGCGGGATCGCCTTTGAAAATATGGTCACGGGCGGTGCGCCTATCTCCGATGACACCATCATCCGCCTCTTTGCAAATGAGACCGCCGCGCGTGACAGCGTCTTTACCCAACTCAGCGCCAATTCGGTCAAGATGTCGGTGGTCTTCCGCGAATCCATCAGCGGCCTTACCTCTGGCGCGCCGGTCGAATTTCGCGGGCTACGTATCGGGCAGGTTAGCGGCATCGGTGCCTTTATCGTGAAAACCGATGCGGGAAGTGCCGTTAACATGCGCGCCGTGATTTCTATCGATCCGCAAGCCTTGGGCCTTGATGCCGATGCAGACGCCGAGACCACGCAGGCCTTTATCGCAAAACTGGTTGCCGAAGGGGTGCGCGCACGCCTGTCGACCACCAGCATCTTTAGCGCCGCGCTGAAGGTAGAGCTGGCCGATATCGACAATGCCGACCCCGCAGAGCTTGGTCAAGACGGGGATGGCACGCCAATTATCCCAAGCGTCATCTCCGACCTTCCCGATTTCACCGCGACCGCCGAAGGGGTCTTGCAACGCATCAACAACCTGCCGATCGAAGATGTGATGAACCAGACCATCTCTCTGATGGCCTCGATTGAGGCGATTGCGACGTCGCAAAGCACCCAGCTGGCCCCCGATGCAATTCTGGGCCTAATCGGTGATGCCCGCGAGTTGATCGGCAAAGAGGACACCCAAGCGATCCCTGCCGAATTGCGCGGTGTGATTGCTGACCTGCGCAGCATCGTATCGGAGCTGAAAGAGCGCGGCGCGGTTGACCAACTTTCCAGCGCCCTGACCAGCTTTGACAAAGCCTCGGCCGATATCGCCGCCGCCTCGGGTGATTTGCCACAGTTGATCGCGGATCTGCGCAGCATCGCGACCAAGGTGAACGAGCTGAAAGCCGAAGAGCTGATCGCCGCCGTGACCCGTGTGATGGACAGCACCGATGCGCTGATCGGTGCCGAGGGCGTCAAGGATATCCCGCCTGCCCTCGCCTCGGCGCTGACCGAAATACAGGCGTCTTTGCGTGAATTGCGCGAAGGCGGTGCGGTGGAAAATACCAATGCAACGCTGGCCTCGGCACGTGAGGCCGCCGATGCGGTGGCCCAAGCCGCGCGTGACTTCCCCGATGTCACAGCACAGCTGGATCAGCTTGCCTCCAAGGCCGATGCGCTGCTGTCGGCTTATGGTGACCGATCAACCTTCAATTCCGAAACGCTTGATCTGCTCAGGGAACTAAAAGCGGCGGCCAAATCCGTCTCGCAGCTTGCCCGCACAATCGAGCGTAACCCCAATTCCCTTATCTTAGGACGTTGATATGACCCTGCGTATCGCTGCCATCACCCTCGCCACCGCTTTGCCGCTTTTTGCCTGCGGTGATACCAACGCGCGGTTCCCCATCGCCGCCCCGACCGAGACCAGCCAAACGCGGGTGGCCGTGCGGAGCATCGAGGTGCGTGAGGTGTCACTTCCGGCCTATGCTGCCGCATCCGAGATTGTGGTGGAACAGGAAGACGGCGCACTGACAGTGGTGTCAAAGGCGATCTGGGCCGATGATCCGGTGCGCGGCGTGACGGGTGCCTTGGCCCGCAGCCTTGATCTGCGCTCCACCGCCAATGTCGCCGCCGAGCCTTGGCCACTTGCCGACGCTGCCGATGCACGGCTGGAGGTGCGCATCGATCGTATGATCGCAAAAATGGATGGCCAATTTGAGCTAAGCGGTCAATTCGCCATCGCAGCCCCACGCGGCGCAATTCGCGAAACCATCCAGCGGTTCACGGTCACAGCCCCGATGACAGACAATTCCCCCGCCGCCGTAGCGCAGGCGACAGGGGTTGCAATCGATAATCTGGCGGCGGTTATCATCAAGAAACTGGGCCGCTAGATTGCGGGATTAGCTGCTAGTATAGGCCTCGATTGCGGCCTCGACGCCGTCGCTTTGGATAAGCGTCATCCAAGCTGAAAAATCGGCAGAAAACCCCTTGTTATCAACCAGCTCTCCGTAAAAATGCCGCATTTCCAGCCACGCCTTAGGCGCGATTTTTGCGGCATTTGCGGCGGGCACCAACAAATCCCAATGCGGATCATTTGGCGCAATTTCGCTGCCATCCTCTCGGATGCCCGTGCAATAGCGCGCCCAGATGGCCGAGACGAGCGCAAGCCCGCGAACAGGCGTGTCTGCCTTCAACCCCGCCCGGATAGAGGGCACGATAAACCCCGGATGGCGGCTGGAACCATCATAGGCCACGCGGCGGGTGGTATCGGCAATCTCGGGGTTGGAAAACCGCCGCTCAACCAAATTAAGGTACTCCTGCGCCGAGCATCCGGGCACCGAGGCCACATGCGGGGCGATTTCCTCGGTGACGGTTTTGCGCAAAAGCGCGCGGATACCGGGATGCGCCATGGTTTGCGCAATCGTCCCCAGCCCCAGCAATTCGCCCGAGGCTGCAATAACCTGATGCCCGCCGTTAAGGATACGGATCTTCATCATCTCAAAATCATGCACACTGTCGGAAAATATCGCACCGACCTTGTGCCAATCCGGACGGCCGGCGCAAAAAGCATCCTCAATCACCCATTGCCGAAAATTCTCATGGGTGACGGGGGCCGCATCCTTGATCCCGAAACCATGAGCCAGCGCAATTTCGGCCGGACCCGTGGCCGGAACAATGCAATCCACCATTGAATTGGGAAAGCTGCATTCGGCATCGATCCAATCGGCCAGCGCGCTATCGGACAGATGCGCAAGCGACAGAACCGCCTGACGCAACACCGCCCCATTGCCTTGCAGATTATCGCAACTCAGGCAGGTAAAGGGCCCAAGGCCAGCATCACGGCGCAGCCTCAGCGCCGCAATCATGGCCCCAAAGGCGGTGCGGGGGTGGTCCGGGTTTGTGGCGTCATGCTGGATGTCATCATGGGTCGCATCAAAATCACCCGTTGCAGGGTCGGTGAAATAGCCGCTTTCGGTCACCGTCAACGACACGATCCGAATGCTCGGATCTGCCATTTGCCGGATCAGGGGGCCGTTGCCCGCCTCAACCGGCAGAAAATCAATCATCGCGCCGGTGATCTCGGCCGATTTCCCCGAGGGGTCCAGCTCTATCAACGTGGTCAGGCAATCTTGCGCCAGAAGGCGGTCACGTTGGGCGCCGTCACCGGGGCGCACACCGGCACCAACAATGGCCCAATCATGGTTTAGGCCTTCGTCAAACAAACGGTGCAGATACCACGCCTGATGCGCGCGGTGGAAATTGCCCAGCCCGATATGAACGATACCGGGGCGCAAGCCGACACGGTCATAGCGTGGAACGCGCACGGCCACCTGCCCAAGCGTTGCGTTTGACAGGGGGATCAGCTCATCCATTGGCCACCATCCACATTATAGGTCTGTGCTACGATGTAATCGGCATCAGAGCTGGCCAAGAACACGGCCATCCCTGTCAAATCCTTGGCTTGACCCATGCGCCCGAAGGGCACGGCAGCCCCCACCTCACGCCTCTTTTGGCCGGGAAACTTATTC from Pseudorhodobacter turbinis includes:
- the xylB gene encoding xylulokinase, with the translated sequence MSFLGIDIGTSGLRALLVSDSGEALGTAEQGYTTSHPHSGWSEQDPAVWIAALEGAVAQLRDRHAAFAQLRGIGVAGHMHGAVLLDADDKVLRPCILWNDSRSHAEARALDARPEFRAISGNIVFPGFTAPKLEWLRKHEPDIFARTAKVLLPAAFLNLYLTGDHVADMSDSAGTSWLDVAGRDWSDVLLKNSHMRVDQMPRLVEGSAEAGVLRRCISQKWGLAGRVSVAGGAGDNAAAACGLGTLQEGQGFVSLGTSGVVLLARDRFCPAPQNALHTFCHAVPDRWYQMGVMLSAADSLTWLSSITGVSPKALTTALGPKIKAPGPVAFFPYLSGERTPHNDAAIRAGFIGIGKDSSRENLTQAVLEGVCFGLRDSFEAIAATGARYDKLYAIGGGSASSYWLSLLATVLKTPLHVPEGREFGAALGAARLGMTAALGIPVMDVMRPAPTAQVIKPVEGLIDAFDAAYTAFRAGYPILKSHPRAGLQ
- a CDS encoding paraquat-inducible protein A, translating into MERAFQSGKNSLGADLSDLVACPVCDTLHRFSAIPQGGRGTCKRCHHILATPRPNAMTRIVMLAITATILMMAAISFPFLTIETHGLRQQASVIDTILAYSEGLMVPLSLAMAALIVVLPLTRLTAILYTVAPMALGHHPVRGAARAFRIAEHLKPWAMAEVFIVGVAVALVKVGGLATLTIGPAFWAFAALVLITILQDNFMSSLIIWKTLETRGTT
- a CDS encoding paraquat-inducible protein A, translated to MENPGNARHYLTAREAGLVSCTTCGKLHPAGAKTCLRCGANLASRDAQSLQKVWAWWIAGVIAFIPANTYPMLKTATLGSQSESTLLGGIVELLHHGSLGIAGIVFFASIVIPASKFLAIAYLALGIGRPHRSSAHLRHQVYEVVEFVGRWSMIDVFVVAILTALVQLGAAASIHPGIAAVSFALSVAFTMLSAQSFDARLIWDADKDQAK
- a CDS encoding intermembrane transport protein PqiB; protein product: MTLPDVPEMDVSPAKRSPWRNLSLVWLVPVLALMVSLGVAWQSYSNKGSLITIVFQDAAGITPKDTTIRYRDVIIGAVEEVNFSADMSKVIVAARIDKDVAATFSPDTLFWVVRPEVSARGISGLSTVLSGVYIDSAWIPTTSSDAREFKGLSETPLIRPGHEGTRIKIRSKNGTSLTAGAPVFFRGMEVGRLDTPRLSETADSTDVEAFINAPYDKFLNTNSRFWNMAGFSVTLGPSGLDLNVASLGSLLTGGIAFENMVTGGAPISDDTIIRLFANETAARDSVFTQLSANSVKMSVVFRESISGLTSGAPVEFRGLRIGQVSGIGAFIVKTDAGSAVNMRAVISIDPQALGLDADADAETTQAFIAKLVAEGVRARLSTTSIFSAALKVELADIDNADPAELGQDGDGTPIIPSVISDLPDFTATAEGVLQRINNLPIEDVMNQTISLMASIEAIATSQSTQLAPDAILGLIGDARELIGKEDTQAIPAELRGVIADLRSIVSELKERGAVDQLSSALTSFDKASADIAAASGDLPQLIADLRSIATKVNELKAEELIAAVTRVMDSTDALIGAEGVKDIPPALASALTEIQASLRELREGGAVENTNATLASAREAADAVAQAARDFPDVTAQLDQLASKADALLSAYGDRSTFNSETLDLLRELKAAAKSVSQLARTIERNPNSLILGR
- a CDS encoding PqiC family protein, yielding MTLRIAAITLATALPLFACGDTNARFPIAAPTETSQTRVAVRSIEVREVSLPAYAAASEIVVEQEDGALTVVSKAIWADDPVRGVTGALARSLDLRSTANVAAEPWPLADAADARLEVRIDRMIAKMDGQFELSGQFAIAAPRGAIRETIQRFTVTAPMTDNSPAAVAQATGVAIDNLAAVIIKKLGR
- a CDS encoding mannitol dehydrogenase family protein, with the translated sequence MDELIPLSNATLGQVAVRVPRYDRVGLRPGIVHIGLGNFHRAHQAWYLHRLFDEGLNHDWAIVGAGVRPGDGAQRDRLLAQDCLTTLIELDPSGKSAEITGAMIDFLPVEAGNGPLIRQMADPSIRIVSLTVTESGYFTDPATGDFDATHDDIQHDATNPDHPRTAFGAMIAALRLRRDAGLGPFTCLSCDNLQGNGAVLRQAVLSLAHLSDSALADWIDAECSFPNSMVDCIVPATGPAEIALAHGFGIKDAAPVTHENFRQWVIEDAFCAGRPDWHKVGAIFSDSVHDFEMMKIRILNGGHQVIAASGELLGLGTIAQTMAHPGIRALLRKTVTEEIAPHVASVPGCSAQEYLNLVERRFSNPEIADTTRRVAYDGSSRHPGFIVPSIRAGLKADTPVRGLALVSAIWARYCTGIREDGSEIAPNDPHWDLLVPAANAAKIAPKAWLEMRHFYGELVDNKGFSADFSAWMTLIQSDGVEAAIEAYTSS